A window of Littorina saxatilis isolate snail1 linkage group LG7, US_GU_Lsax_2.0, whole genome shotgun sequence contains these coding sequences:
- the LOC138970917 gene encoding FMRFamide receptor-like, translated as MDGATLGSVVDLVTTTAAAILNSGNEHAGSGHEGAVHDGRGHVHMEEKRDSTMEAMLTTAQRMHWAASAVIGPIFVVLGLIGNIFSLIIWTRPHMRSSTGRYLTALAIADMGVLIWFILVDTLRSLHPELENDQAYAAFFAYLGYPVFFLFVVCSIWFMVGVTVDRFIMVCLITKAKEYCNERRANVGIFLICGLCFLINLPHFWSFEVNWERLKVGNTTEAALLKTPFQEGEAGLRYEFWIHCIFLVLVPWFTVFTLNLLIISKISKSNRRMSSKKTAESADKSRRSENQVTRLLLLVTFSFLVLIGFQCITQCFYMIMPDGFDVSIIDEAFAIAKLGVIINSSINFVLYCVSGRRFRHELYRLIGGKRLEHALFSYSDHSSGSGSGTGTSGTGTTGM; from the exons ATGGACGGTGCAACACTCGGCAGCGTCGTGGATCTCGTCACAACCACGGCCGCCGCCATCCTCAATAGCGGAAACGAGCACGCCGGAAGCGGACACGAAGGCGCTGTGCATGATGGGCGCGGTCACGTGCACATGGAGGAGAAGAGGGACTCCACGATGGAGGCCATGCTGACCACAGCGCAGCGCATGCACTGGGCGGCGTCGGCGGTGATCGGTCCCATCTTCGTGGTCCTGGGGCTGATCGGCAACATCTTCTCCCTCATCATCTGGACCCGCCCGCACATGAGGTCGTCCACCGGCAGATACCTCACTGCCCTG GCCATAGCGGACATGGGGGTGCTGATCTGGTTCATCCTGGTGGACACTCTAAGGTCGCTGCACCCGGAATTGGAAAACGACCAGGCCTACGCCGCCTTCTTTGCCTACCTGGGCTACCCCGTCTTCTTCCTCTTCGTCGTCTGCTCCATCTGGTTCATGGTCGGCGTCACCGTCGACCGATTCATCATGGTCTGTCTCATCACCAAGGCTAag GAGTACTGCAACGAGCGTCGAGCGAACGTGGGGATCTTCCTCATCTGCGGCCTGTGTTTCCTGATCAACCTGCCGCACTTCTGGTCCTTCGAGGTCAACTGGGAGCGACTCAAGGTGGGCAACACCACGGAGGCCGCCTTGCTCAAGACGCCCTTCCAAGAGGGTGAAGCTGGCCTCCGCTACGAGTTCTGGATCCACTGCATCTTCCTCGTTCTCGTTCCCTGGTTTACTGTCTTCACCCTTAACCTCCTCATCATCTCCAAG ATCAGCAAGTCCAACCGGCGAATGAGCTCCAAGAAGACGGCCGAATCGGCTGACAAATCTCGTCGCTCCGAGAACCAGGTCACGAGACTCTTGCTACTCGTGACCTTCAGCTTTCTCGTGCTGATCGGCTTCCAGTGCATCACTCAGTGCTTCTACATGATCATGCCTGACGGG TTTGACGTCAGTATCATCGACGAAGCGTTTGCCATTGCCAAACTGGGTGTCATCATCAACTCCTCCATCAACTTCGTTCTCTACTGTGTCAGTGGGCGGCGCTTCCGCCACGAGCTCTACCGTCTGATTGGCGGGAAACGCTTGGAACACGCCCTCTTCTCCTACAGTGACCACTCTTCCGGATCCGGTTCTGGTACCGGAACCAGCGGAACCGGAACTACTGGCATGTGA